The Thermoplasmata archaeon genome includes a region encoding these proteins:
- a CDS encoding V-type ATPase subunit gives MGLNNTSGDNFPYLCTRVKVKSLKLYSLQEIQRMLDMDVREILRFLHEGVYREDVEEGSIKFRFSTSDVIEYALNRNLGRAYTEIYGYALGGAKTRMGIFLENLDIWNFKTFLRGLHSQTPKEEVLKHILNGGKYSESFWEKAQGAEDIAHYFAKTEFGKLITEYLEEKNLARVEDKIDRDYYIRLEKFVKSYQETRADRVFLEFVQKEIDLRNLATAMKIMFYRQGSEEVSIASGDIFIPGGWSIKYQKFKGLCESKDATEFLSQTSTLWFGTEINRIISECEHCSGQIKRLEHYLTKIAKSFAVIYPISILPVISYLLRKRIEVEQIRIIARGKAHELPRNEILGMLGW, from the coding sequence ATGGGGCTAAACAATACCAGTGGTGACAATTTTCCCTACCTCTGCACCCGTGTAAAAGTCAAGAGTTTGAAACTTTATAGCCTGCAAGAAATTCAGCGCATGCTGGATATGGATGTCAGAGAGATTCTCCGATTCTTGCATGAGGGAGTTTACAGAGAGGATGTGGAGGAGGGCTCAATAAAGTTTCGATTTTCCACAAGCGATGTGATTGAGTATGCACTCAACCGCAATCTAGGGAGAGCTTACACCGAAATCTACGGCTATGCATTAGGCGGTGCAAAAACAAGAATGGGAATCTTTCTTGAAAACCTAGATATCTGGAATTTCAAGACATTTTTGAGAGGACTCCACAGCCAAACACCGAAGGAGGAAGTGCTGAAGCACATTCTCAACGGAGGCAAGTATTCAGAGAGCTTCTGGGAGAAAGCACAGGGTGCTGAAGACATAGCACACTACTTCGCAAAAACCGAATTTGGTAAGCTCATCACTGAATATTTAGAAGAGAAAAATCTGGCAAGAGTTGAGGATAAAATCGACAGGGATTACTACATCCGTCTTGAGAAGTTTGTGAAATCTTACCAGGAAACACGAGCCGACAGAGTTTTTCTTGAGTTTGTGCAGAAGGAAATTGATTTGCGAAATCTTGCAACAGCAATGAAAATAATGTTTTACAGGCAGGGCAGCGAGGAAGTTAGCATTGCCTCCGGTGACATTTTTATTCCGGGTGGGTGGTCAATAAAATACCAGAAGTTCAAGGGCCTTTGCGAATCTAAGGATGCGACTGAGTTTCTCTCACAAACATCTACGCTGTGGTTTGGAACTGAGATTAACAGAATCATCAGTGAATGTGAGCATTGCTCTGGCCAGATAAAGCGGCTTGAGCATTACCTTACAAAGATTGCGAAAAGTTTTGCGGTCATTTACCCAATCTCGATTTTGCCAGTGATTTCTTATCTTTTGAGAAAGCGGATAGAGGTGGAGCAAATAAGAATAATTGCTCGTGGGAAGGCACACGAGCTTCCAAGAAATGAGATTCTGGGAATGTTGGGGTGGTGA
- a CDS encoding V-type ATP synthase subunit F: MADGEDIVVVGSSEFITGFRLAGVRSTIVVDRSTIEEVLLSLLQEKRAGILVLHDDDVRRLPAELRTKLWQSVKPVVVAIGSEPERDLRDKIKRTLGVDLYKEEEKK; the protein is encoded by the coding sequence ATGGCTGATGGCGAGGATATTGTGGTTGTTGGTTCTTCTGAATTCATTACTGGTTTTCGTCTTGCAGGTGTGCGTTCCACAATTGTGGTGGACCGAAGCACAATTGAGGAGGTGCTTCTTTCCCTGCTGCAGGAGAAAAGAGCAGGGATTCTTGTGCTCCATGACGATGATGTGCGAAGATTGCCTGCTGAACTGCGCACAAAACTCTGGCAGTCGGTAAAGCCCGTGGTTGTTGCAATAGGAAGTGAACCGGAAAGGGACTTACGAGATAAGATTAAACGGACGCTTGGAGTTGACCTCTACAAAGAGGAGGAGAAAAAATGA
- a CDS encoding V-type ATP synthase subunit A: protein MNGEVYRVAGPVVTAIGLPAKMYDLVFVGNEHLMGEVIRIEGEKVVIQVYEDTAGVRPGEPVENTGNPLMIELGPGLLRQIYDGIQRPLPALSKKMGDFIKRGIMEPGLDRTAKWHFVPLVKPGDVVKPGSKIGYVQETKFNKTYILVPPEMQGKVKEIKECEATVEDVVCTLDSGVELKMMQKWAVRFPRPFSEKLMPDIPLITGQRIFDFLFPVAKGGTAAIPGPFGSGKTVSQHQLAKWSDADVVVYVGCGERGNEMTEVLEEFPELKDPRTGAPLMERTVLIANTSNMPVAAREASVYTGITIAEYFRDMGYAVALMADSTSRWAEAMREISSRLEEMPGEEGYPAYLSARLSAFYERAGRVRTLAGEEGSISVIGAVSPPGGDFSEPVTQNTLRIVKVFWALDAKLAARRHFPAINWLTSYSLYTSYLDDWFRKNVNEDWVELRHEAMAVLQKEAELEEIVQLVGSDSLPPSEQITLFTGRLIREIFLQQNAYHDVDSFCPLKNQYLLLKTILWVDAACRETLKKGVNVRRIVEIRSVEELARARFETEFEKAIENAKAAITKELEGLTKEVRR from the coding sequence ATGAATGGCGAAGTTTATAGGGTGGCAGGGCCTGTGGTAACTGCTATAGGCTTGCCTGCAAAAATGTATGATTTGGTCTTTGTGGGTAATGAGCATTTGATGGGTGAAGTGATTAGGATAGAAGGGGAAAAGGTGGTCATTCAGGTTTACGAGGATACTGCAGGAGTTAGGCCTGGTGAACCAGTTGAGAACACAGGGAATCCCCTGATGATTGAGCTTGGACCTGGCTTGCTGAGGCAGATTTACGATGGGATTCAACGTCCACTTCCCGCGCTCAGCAAAAAGATGGGTGACTTCATTAAAAGAGGGATTATGGAACCAGGGCTGGATAGAACCGCAAAATGGCATTTTGTGCCGCTTGTAAAACCAGGGGATGTGGTAAAGCCAGGTAGCAAAATCGGTTATGTGCAGGAAACAAAGTTTAACAAAACCTACATACTTGTCCCGCCAGAGATGCAGGGAAAGGTTAAGGAGATTAAAGAGTGCGAAGCGACTGTTGAAGATGTGGTCTGCACCCTTGATTCTGGTGTCGAGCTGAAAATGATGCAGAAATGGGCAGTGCGGTTCCCACGCCCCTTTAGCGAAAAACTGATGCCAGACATTCCACTTATTACTGGACAAAGAATCTTTGATTTCCTGTTTCCAGTTGCGAAAGGAGGCACTGCGGCAATTCCGGGCCCATTTGGATCGGGCAAAACCGTTTCCCAGCATCAGCTTGCAAAATGGAGTGATGCAGACGTTGTGGTCTATGTGGGCTGTGGAGAACGAGGCAACGAGATGACTGAAGTTCTGGAAGAATTTCCGGAGCTTAAGGACCCGAGGACAGGGGCTCCGTTGATGGAAAGAACAGTTCTCATTGCCAACACGAGCAACATGCCAGTTGCAGCAAGAGAAGCGAGTGTTTACACTGGAATCACAATTGCAGAGTACTTCAGGGACATGGGGTATGCAGTTGCATTGATGGCTGACTCAACCTCGAGATGGGCTGAGGCAATGAGAGAAATCTCTTCAAGGCTTGAGGAAATGCCTGGCGAGGAGGGCTATCCAGCTTACCTTTCTGCAAGGTTGAGTGCGTTCTATGAAAGAGCAGGGAGAGTTCGCACACTGGCTGGTGAAGAGGGCTCAATTTCAGTCATTGGTGCGGTCTCACCACCTGGAGGCGACTTCTCAGAACCAGTAACTCAAAATACTTTGAGAATTGTGAAGGTTTTCTGGGCATTGGATGCAAAGCTTGCAGCAAGAAGGCATTTCCCAGCAATAAACTGGCTTACAAGCTACTCTCTTTACACATCTTACCTTGATGACTGGTTCAGGAAAAATGTCAATGAGGACTGGGTAGAACTGAGGCATGAAGCAATGGCAGTGCTCCAGAAAGAGGCGGAACTTGAGGAGATTGTGCAACTCGTGGGTAGCGATTCCCTGCCTCCGTCTGAGCAAATTACGCTGTTTACTGGCAGATTAATCCGTGAAATTTTCCTTCAACAAAATGCCTACCATGATGTGGATTCCTTCTGTCCGCTCAAAAACCAGTACCTGCTTCTGAAAACAATTCTCTGGGTCGATGCCGCCTGCAGAGAGACGCTAAAGAAAGGTGTCAATGTGCGAAGAATTGTGGAGATAAGAAGCGTTGAGGAACTTGCAAGGGCAAGATTTGAAACAGAGTTTGAGAAAGCCATTGAAAATGCAAAAGCTGCAATCACAAAGGAACTAGAGGGGTTGACAAAGGAGGTGCGAAGATGA
- a CDS encoding V-type ATP synthase subunit B gives MVGYRTIEGIAGPLVFVKKTHPVAYGELVKIETADGEIKRGQVLDTSKGLVVVQVFESTTGLDRRSTVTFLGETLKIPVSDEVLGRIFSGSGEAIDGGPAIMRKERWDITGSAINPYARDAPREFIQTGISTIDGTNTLVRGQKLPIFSGSGLPHNDIALQIARQAKVRKEGEEFGVVFAAMGITNEEAKYFIKDFERTGALGRSVVFLNLADDPAIERLITPRIALTTAEYLAFEKDMHMLVILTDMTNYAEALREIGAAREEVPGRRGYPGYMYTDLATIYERAGRIKGRKGSITQIPILTMPGDDKTHPIPDLTGYITEGQIFVSRELHRKGIYPPIDILPSLSRLMNQGIGVGSTREDHRALSNQLYALYAEGRDLRGLVAIVGEEALSDRDRKILEFAEAFEQRFVAQGRYEDRPIEKTLEIGWELLSMVPASYLTRVDKKYIEKYYKEKNVHTS, from the coding sequence TTGGTTGGTTATCGCACGATAGAAGGGATTGCAGGACCACTTGTATTCGTGAAAAAGACACATCCAGTTGCTTACGGCGAACTCGTTAAAATAGAAACTGCTGATGGTGAAATTAAACGAGGTCAGGTGCTGGATACATCCAAGGGACTTGTTGTGGTGCAAGTTTTTGAAAGCACCACAGGGCTTGACAGGAGAAGCACTGTAACTTTCCTTGGTGAAACTCTGAAAATCCCTGTTAGTGATGAAGTCCTTGGAAGAATTTTTTCTGGTTCAGGCGAGGCAATTGATGGGGGTCCAGCAATAATGCGGAAGGAACGCTGGGACATCACTGGGAGTGCAATCAATCCCTATGCGAGGGATGCTCCGAGAGAGTTTATCCAGACAGGAATTTCCACAATTGATGGCACCAATACACTTGTGAGAGGGCAAAAACTCCCTATTTTTTCTGGCTCAGGATTGCCGCACAACGACATTGCTCTCCAGATTGCGAGACAGGCAAAGGTGCGAAAGGAGGGCGAGGAATTTGGTGTTGTGTTTGCTGCAATGGGGATTACAAACGAGGAGGCAAAGTATTTCATCAAGGACTTTGAACGCACAGGGGCTCTGGGGAGAAGCGTGGTCTTTCTTAACCTAGCTGATGACCCTGCAATTGAACGGTTGATTACTCCAAGAATTGCATTGACCACTGCAGAGTATCTGGCGTTTGAAAAAGACATGCACATGCTTGTTATTCTCACAGACATGACAAATTATGCAGAGGCACTGCGTGAAATCGGGGCTGCAAGAGAGGAGGTGCCAGGAAGACGCGGTTATCCTGGTTACATGTACACTGACTTAGCCACAATCTATGAGAGAGCAGGAAGAATAAAGGGAAGGAAGGGCTCAATCACACAGATTCCAATTTTGACGATGCCGGGAGATGATAAGACACATCCAATTCCAGATTTAACTGGTTATATTACAGAAGGGCAGATTTTTGTGTCGAGGGAATTGCACAGGAAGGGAATTTATCCGCCGATAGATATTCTGCCAAGCCTTTCAAGATTGATGAACCAGGGAATTGGTGTGGGTTCGACAAGGGAAGACCACAGGGCACTCTCAAACCAACTTTATGCCCTTTACGCAGAAGGCAGAGATTTGCGTGGTCTTGTAGCGATAGTTGGTGAAGAGGCATTGTCCGACAGAGATAGAAAGATTCTTGAGTTTGCAGAGGCATTTGAGCAGAGGTTCGTTGCTCAGGGCAGGTATGAGGACAGGCCCATAGAGAAGACACTTGAGATTGGCTGGGAATTGCTTTCAATGGTGCCAGCAAGCTATCTCACAAGGGTGGATAAGAAATACATTGAAAAGTATTATAAGGAAAAGAATGTGCATACAAGTTAA
- a CDS encoding metal-dependent transcriptional regulator, with protein MIEKTEREEEYLEEIRRAEEDGRECTTTSIAKKLKISPASVSEMLKKLKTKGYIEYSPYGNVQLTDYGRDVGKQVLDKHRIAEEFLMMLGIDEPEIHDEACKLEHALSEKVFVALSEFLKNAEKIATLDELEEGETGVIVRIDTDVICKGKGHGKGYGCAWGALKRLSDLGFTPKAEVKVKRKAPFSGPIEVEIRGTSVCISKNYARGIIVRKREA; from the coding sequence ATGATAGAAAAGACGGAAAGAGAAGAAGAATATCTAGAGGAAATTCGAAGAGCTGAGGAAGACGGTAGAGAATGCACTACCACATCCATTGCTAAAAAACTCAAAATTTCTCCAGCATCTGTTTCAGAGATGCTAAAAAAGCTGAAGACAAAGGGTTACATTGAATACTCTCCTTATGGAAATGTACAACTTACTGACTATGGGAGAGATGTTGGAAAGCAAGTGCTAGATAAACATAGGATTGCTGAGGAGTTTCTCATGATGCTTGGCATAGATGAACCAGAGATACACGATGAGGCCTGCAAACTAGAGCATGCACTTTCGGAAAAGGTCTTTGTTGCCCTTTCGGAATTCCTAAAAAATGCCGAGAAAATTGCAACCCTAGATGAATTGGAAGAAGGGGAGACAGGTGTCATCGTGAGGATTGATACGGATGTCATTTGTAAAGGTAAGGGTCATGGTAAGGGCTATGGATGTGCATGGGGTGCTCTAAAACGTCTTTCTGATTTGGGATTCACACCGAAAGCAGAGGTAAAGGTAAAAAGAAAGGCACCTTTCTCTGGTCCGATTGAAGTAGAGATCCGTGGCACTTCTGTGTGCATAAGTAAGAATTATGCACGAGGAATCATTGTTAGAAAGAGAGAGGCGTGA
- the feoB gene encoding ferrous iron transport protein B yields MLSFALVGNANVGKSVIFNALTGLDQHVGNWPGKTVELFSGKLHYAGREIEIVDLPGIYSFDTYSMEEEVTREYIITQRPDVVINVIDASALERNLYFTLQVLELTPNVVVVLNQMDVAEKKGMQIDVKKLSSILGVPVVPAVAIRGSGIVETIKTAINIAEKPQQVRKEFKFGHEVEKRIKKLALLLERYNLPYPPRFMATRLLEKDAQMRKLAAKLDKNIVVAADILANEIAELHHEPSETVISAERYAVCTEVVRKVVRWKGVKRKGIELIDYITTHRIYGYLVLMIVVGGIFVFVFYIGSLIAEGMDAFFGWLGGAYFAYFGENSGTKIIWNGFVTGGIGGALSVVIPFVLPFYILLAILEQSGYLARAAFLMDSLMHRIGLHGKAFIPLILGYGCNVPACVGCRIMETERERTLAAFLSTLVPCSARTVVILGVVGMFLGIHWALALYALNILVILGIGKMASMYMPGTGTGLIMEIPDFRLPQPVVVVKQTWFRVKDFLVIAMPIIILGSVGIVLMDEFGVLAHVNVFLAPLIVFWLGLPAVVGFTLIFGVLRKELTVVMLAAFIGTTNFAAVLSPLQMLVFTIVVMFYVPCVATIAALVKELGWKKAAAITLFEIGFALMIGGVVYRIGLLAGM; encoded by the coding sequence ATGCTCTCCTTTGCATTAGTAGGAAATGCAAATGTGGGTAAGAGCGTAATTTTTAATGCTCTCACTGGTTTGGATCAGCATGTTGGAAACTGGCCAGGAAAAACTGTAGAACTTTTTTCTGGAAAACTTCATTATGCTGGAAGGGAAATTGAGATTGTTGATTTGCCAGGAATTTACTCGTTTGACACATATTCAATGGAAGAAGAGGTCACAAGAGAGTACATAATTACTCAAAGGCCAGATGTTGTTATAAATGTGATTGATGCCTCAGCTCTCGAGCGAAATCTCTACTTCACTCTTCAGGTTCTGGAACTCACGCCAAATGTGGTTGTTGTACTTAATCAAATGGATGTAGCAGAGAAAAAAGGAATGCAGATTGATGTTAAAAAGCTCTCTAGCATTCTAGGAGTTCCAGTAGTGCCAGCGGTAGCCATTCGGGGTAGTGGGATTGTGGAGACAATCAAAACCGCGATAAATATTGCCGAAAAGCCACAACAAGTGAGGAAGGAATTTAAGTTTGGACATGAAGTGGAGAAACGGATTAAGAAGCTGGCTTTGCTTTTGGAGAGATACAATCTTCCCTATCCACCAAGGTTTATGGCCACAAGATTGCTTGAGAAAGATGCTCAAATGCGAAAGCTTGCCGCAAAATTGGATAAAAATATAGTTGTTGCTGCTGACATCTTAGCAAATGAGATTGCAGAACTCCATCATGAACCCAGTGAGACAGTGATTTCTGCAGAGCGATATGCGGTTTGCACTGAAGTTGTGAGGAAGGTTGTGAGATGGAAAGGAGTAAAACGCAAGGGAATTGAACTCATAGACTACATTACTACCCACAGAATCTATGGGTATCTTGTTCTAATGATTGTGGTTGGTGGAATTTTTGTTTTTGTGTTTTACATTGGGTCATTGATCGCAGAAGGAATGGACGCATTTTTTGGATGGCTTGGTGGTGCATACTTTGCCTATTTCGGTGAGAATAGTGGCACGAAAATTATCTGGAATGGCTTCGTCACAGGTGGAATTGGTGGTGCTCTAAGCGTTGTAATACCATTTGTGCTTCCATTCTACATTTTACTTGCGATTTTGGAACAGAGCGGTTATTTAGCTAGAGCAGCATTTCTCATGGATTCCTTGATGCACCGTATTGGGTTGCATGGCAAGGCCTTCATTCCATTGATTCTTGGCTATGGATGTAATGTTCCCGCGTGTGTTGGGTGTAGAATCATGGAGACTGAGCGTGAAAGGACTCTCGCTGCTTTTCTGAGCACGCTTGTGCCCTGTTCAGCAAGAACTGTTGTGATTCTTGGTGTTGTGGGGATGTTTCTGGGAATTCACTGGGCGCTTGCACTCTATGCTCTAAACATTCTTGTGATTTTAGGGATTGGCAAAATGGCGTCTATGTATATGCCAGGCACTGGCACGGGCTTGATAATGGAAATACCTGACTTTAGACTTCCTCAACCCGTGGTAGTAGTAAAACAAACATGGTTTCGTGTGAAGGATTTTTTGGTCATTGCAATGCCGATTATAATCTTAGGTAGTGTTGGGATTGTGCTTATGGATGAGTTCGGTGTTCTCGCTCATGTGAATGTGTTTCTTGCTCCGCTCATTGTTTTTTGGCTTGGACTTCCTGCAGTAGTTGGTTTCACGCTCATTTTTGGTGTTTTGAGGAAGGAGTTAACTGTAGTGATGTTGGCTGCATTTATTGGCACTACGAATTTTGCTGCAGTTCTTTCCCCGCTGCAAATGCTGGTGTTCACTATTGTTGTGATGTTTTATGTCCCTTGTGTTGCCACAATCGCAGCCCTTGTAAAGGAACTTGGATGGAAAAAGGCAGCAGCAATAACCTTGTTTGAAATTGGATTTGCACTTATGATTGGTGGCGTTGTTTATAGGATCGGGTTGCTAGCTGGAATGTAG
- a CDS encoding minichromosome maintenance protein MCM has translation MQIDDQTVRSLWREFFETYNYLPKMAEIAHKYPEKRSLFVDEKELHEFSPEFLDVILNAPLEVLEIGKEVMLEMMPAPEEEIDTKKLWIRIIPTHRQPIPIRDIRETSLYRFITVEGLLRRVTEVRPRIIVAAFRCKNCGALIKVRQETGDLMKPVSCDQKQGGCGKLAHQTDFVLRPEESEFIDQQKIEIQESPETMPRGGVQPQRLMGYIEDDLCGQIFPGDRVQLSGVLLAIQKLKGKTTEFEITLNVNNLRKLSKEYSEVELTKEEIEEIENAAKDPNIFNNIVRSIAPTIAGMEDAKRAIALQLVGGVPKTLEDGVRRKGDIHILLVGDPGTAKSQILTFVARIVPRGIYAVGKSTSASGLTAAAVKDEFGEGRWTLEAGALVLADTGIACIDELDKMSKEDRSAMHEALEQQTVTVSKAGIYATLNTRCPVLAAANPKEGRFNPNRLFFSQIDLPETLISRFDIVIPVLDRPDAERDGDIATHILKAHLHGEVLALESEGRKPEIEDTGRDLQPPFPMDFLKKYISYARKCIPVLSDKAREIIQRKYVEIRTMYENEAEEVVPITPRQLEAMIRLSEAAAKLRLSKEVTEDDANLAVEIFMKCYRMVATDQATNKLDVDLLTTGIPKSKRDAIATVRDIIIELEAENKENGASKEDVITLAQERGIDESSVDEIIDKLKKNGEIYEPKEGYYKRIRD, from the coding sequence ATGCAAATTGATGATCAGACAGTCCGCTCTCTCTGGCGTGAGTTTTTTGAAACTTACAACTACCTCCCCAAAATGGCAGAAATAGCTCACAAATACCCCGAGAAGCGCTCGCTCTTCGTTGATGAGAAGGAACTTCACGAATTCAGCCCAGAGTTCCTAGATGTAATTTTAAACGCCCCACTTGAAGTGCTTGAAATAGGGAAAGAAGTGATGCTTGAAATGATGCCAGCACCTGAAGAAGAAATTGACACTAAAAAACTCTGGATACGGATTATTCCAACTCATCGCCAGCCAATTCCAATAAGGGACATAAGAGAGACCTCCCTCTATAGGTTTATCACAGTTGAAGGTTTGCTGAGGAGAGTTACTGAAGTCAGACCTAGAATTATCGTTGCTGCATTCAGGTGCAAAAATTGTGGGGCATTAATCAAGGTGCGACAGGAAACAGGGGACCTTATGAAGCCTGTTTCCTGTGACCAGAAGCAGGGGGGTTGCGGCAAACTTGCACATCAAACCGATTTTGTTCTTCGACCTGAGGAATCTGAATTTATCGACCAGCAAAAAATTGAAATTCAGGAAAGTCCAGAGACAATGCCAAGAGGTGGAGTCCAGCCCCAGCGATTGATGGGATACATTGAGGATGACCTCTGTGGACAGATTTTCCCAGGAGATAGAGTTCAACTAAGTGGCGTTCTCCTCGCTATTCAGAAACTTAAAGGCAAAACCACGGAATTTGAAATTACGCTTAATGTAAACAACCTCAGGAAACTCAGCAAGGAATACTCAGAGGTGGAACTCACAAAAGAGGAAATTGAAGAGATAGAGAATGCTGCAAAGGATCCAAATATTTTCAATAACATCGTCCGCTCCATAGCACCCACAATTGCAGGTATGGAGGACGCAAAGAGAGCGATTGCACTCCAGCTTGTTGGTGGCGTGCCCAAAACTCTCGAGGATGGAGTGAGACGAAAAGGTGATATTCACATCTTACTTGTCGGTGACCCTGGCACCGCGAAGTCCCAGATACTCACATTTGTTGCTAGAATTGTGCCTAGAGGTATTTATGCAGTTGGGAAGTCCACTTCTGCTTCTGGTCTCACTGCCGCAGCGGTGAAAGATGAGTTCGGAGAGGGTCGCTGGACATTGGAGGCTGGTGCACTTGTCCTGGCAGATACAGGCATTGCTTGTATCGACGAATTAGATAAGATGTCTAAGGAAGATAGGAGCGCAATGCACGAGGCACTTGAACAGCAAACAGTTACAGTTTCTAAAGCAGGAATTTACGCAACTCTCAACACCAGATGTCCTGTTCTAGCTGCTGCCAACCCAAAAGAAGGCAGGTTTAATCCTAATCGCCTTTTCTTCAGTCAGATTGATTTGCCAGAAACCCTTATTTCGAGATTTGACATTGTGATTCCTGTTTTGGATAGGCCCGATGCAGAGAGGGATGGAGATATTGCAACCCATATTTTGAAAGCACATCTACATGGAGAGGTTTTGGCTCTTGAAAGCGAAGGAAGAAAACCGGAAATAGAAGACACTGGTAGGGATTTACAGCCACCATTTCCCATGGATTTCCTGAAGAAGTATATTTCATATGCGAGAAAATGCATCCCAGTGCTGTCCGATAAGGCAAGAGAGATTATCCAGAGAAAATATGTAGAAATTAGAACAATGTACGAGAATGAAGCAGAGGAAGTGGTGCCAATCACACCAAGACAATTGGAAGCAATGATTCGACTTTCAGAGGCCGCTGCAAAACTCCGTTTGAGCAAGGAAGTAACAGAAGATGATGCAAACCTTGCAGTGGAGATTTTCATGAAATGCTACAGAATGGTGGCTACAGACCAAGCAACTAATAAGTTGGATGTAGACCTACTCACCACTGGAATTCCAAAGTCAAAGAGGGATGCTATTGCAACAGTGCGAGACATAATAATAGAACTTGAGGCGGAAAACAAGGAGAATGGTGCATCGAAAGAGGATGTAATTACACTTGCACAGGAACGAGGAATTGATGAATCTAGCGTAGATGAAATAATTGATAAGTTGAAAAAGAATGGAGAGATTTATGAGCCGAAAGAAGGATACTACAAGCGAATCAGGGACTGA
- a CDS encoding DUF424 family protein — protein MSRKKDTTSESGTESKIWLKVHRRGAEILVAACDVCLVGEHLKDERFSVHISPEFYKGELVNDETFVVYMRTATIANLFGKHTVALAIRAGFVEKENVIKIAGVPHAQMVVM, from the coding sequence ATGAGCCGAAAGAAGGATACTACAAGCGAATCAGGGACTGAGTCGAAGATATGGTTGAAGGTTCATCGAAGAGGTGCAGAGATTCTTGTTGCAGCATGTGATGTGTGCCTTGTTGGAGAACATCTGAAGGATGAGCGTTTTTCAGTTCACATTAGTCCTGAATTTTACAAAGGAGAACTTGTGAACGATGAAACATTTGTGGTCTATATGAGAACAGCTACAATCGCTAACCTGTTCGGAAAGCACACAGTGGCCCTTGCAATAAGAGCTGGATTTGTGGAGAAGGAGAATGTTATAAAAATTGCGGGCGTTCCTCATGCGCAGATGGTGGTGATGTGA
- a CDS encoding NMD3-related protein, with translation MLCPKCGMTVSQLHSGLCLHCLIREKKPVSLPEKIEMLVCGDCGALYVGKHWEKFESEEDALKKLIYQEIVCKPGFKCTAVEFECKEIDRDVLSCAVKLSLEHEGELQSGNRQITVFCRKNLCPDCSRVHGHGFSAIIQIRRKGREIEARILEEMEAVVEGSQNGKRQVVKRENVENGIDIYIVDNSYARAVCEELKRRFGVKVKVSPRLHTRKEGRDVYRVTYLLEFERFEEGDLIYYEGELYTIAPAKAGKLLLKSQNGKEREVMIEHLKNVEIIEFRMLEEVKVVYRDEREITVMDEKTMKLERFGNLDYPADAETVWVLKREDNIYLVPFRSVKKMRGDPR, from the coding sequence GTGCTCTGTCCGAAATGTGGAATGACAGTTTCGCAACTTCATTCTGGTCTTTGCCTTCATTGTCTTATTCGTGAGAAAAAGCCAGTTTCTTTGCCAGAAAAAATTGAGATGCTTGTTTGTGGGGATTGTGGGGCGTTGTATGTTGGAAAACATTGGGAAAAATTTGAGAGTGAGGAAGATGCACTTAAAAAATTGATTTACCAGGAAATTGTGTGCAAGCCAGGGTTCAAATGCACTGCAGTTGAGTTTGAATGCAAGGAAATTGACCGTGATGTGCTTTCGTGTGCGGTGAAGTTAAGTTTGGAGCATGAAGGCGAACTTCAGTCAGGCAATCGCCAGATTACGGTTTTTTGCAGAAAAAATCTATGTCCAGATTGCTCAAGAGTGCATGGTCATGGATTTTCGGCCATAATTCAGATAAGAAGGAAGGGAAGAGAGATAGAAGCAAGAATTCTGGAGGAAATGGAGGCAGTCGTTGAAGGAAGCCAGAATGGAAAAAGGCAGGTTGTGAAGCGAGAAAATGTGGAGAATGGCATCGACATTTACATTGTGGACAACAGTTATGCCCGAGCTGTCTGTGAAGAGTTGAAACGGCGTTTTGGCGTTAAAGTAAAGGTGTCTCCAAGGTTGCACACGAGAAAGGAGGGAAGGGATGTTTATCGTGTTACTTATCTCCTTGAATTTGAGAGGTTTGAGGAAGGAGACCTTATTTATTACGAGGGGGAGCTTTACACAATTGCACCAGCAAAGGCAGGTAAACTTCTGTTGAAAAGCCAGAATGGAAAAGAAAGAGAGGTCATGATAGAGCATCTGAAAAATGTGGAGATAATAGAATTCAGGATGTTGGAAGAGGTGAAGGTGGTTTACCGCGATGAAAGAGAAATCACTGTGATGGATGAGAAAACAATGAAACTGGAGAGATTCGGGAACCTAGATTATCCAGCAGATGCAGAGACGGTCTGGGTGTTGAAGAGAGAAGATAATATTTACCTGGTTCCATTTAGGAGTGTAAAGAAGATGAGAGGTGATCCAAGATGA